GATAATATGTTACCTCTAAGTTGACGTTCGCGTAAACCCCACGGTCGGGCGTGAACGAGTATTAAGGGAGCGCTCTGGCGACAAACCCGTTGATTACTCCGACCCTGAACCCCGCTGACGCGATCACGAACACTTACCGATGCGTTCGGCTTTGTGTGAGGCAGTGAAGGTCGCGCGATGCGTTTCGCCCTGTTTGGTTTTCATGGTGATGACGAAATCGGCGGTGACATCGATCGATCTTTGTCCATAAGTCCCGTCGAGCTTTACCCAAGCGTCTTTCTGTTCCGGGCCGCCCATCATCTGCGCGACGCCCGAGCAATTGCCTTCTCCATGAATGACGCCGTTTTCACTTGATGCGCCTGTCATTTCGCATTTGTTCTGGCGAAGGTTGAAATATCTCATCACCTCAGCGCCTGTGCGAATGTAAGGCGTGGTGCATTCGCTCGAGCTTTTGTCGGCCGGCAGGCTTTTGCGCAGTTCGTCTATCGATGCACCATCAACCTTTGGCGTGCCGAAGGTGGTTGAAATCTGCCATTGTCCCCGCTCGAGCGGAACGCCGGTAGGGCCGCAGCCGGCAAGAACGAGTGCTGCTCCGGTAACTACCAACCCACAAAACCTCACCCGATTTCCCCCGTTAGCCAAGCCGAAGTTCAGCTCATTCGGGCGTTAATCGCCGTAAAAGGTAAAATTCCGGCAAAGTCTGTGAACGGCAACGGCTCAAGCCTTGCAAACCCCAGTCCGCGCGCCCTTTGTGTGTGCCTTCATCGACATGCCGCCGCCGGGCATTTGTGGGTTCGAAGTGACCATGTTCATCGTCATGTCATAGGCGGTCGAGGAATAGGTGCCGTTCATCGTCATCTTCATGGTGCCACCCTGTGGCGTGCAGGTCATCGTGGCGTCGATGCGGCCATTTCCCATCTGGAAATTGTCGTATTTGCATTGACCATTCGCCTTGCCCGCGAACATTTCGGACGATGGTTTTTCGGCTTCGGCGGGGGTCACGCAATGAGTGAAATCGGTGGCCTTATTGGTTTTCATCGAATTCGTGATCTGTTCGGCCATCCGCTTGTCCTTGAGGCCGGGCATTTCGACCGCAAGGATCTGGGTATTGGAGGTCCACAGGCCGGGTTCGATTTTCAGCGCGGTCTTTGCCTTGGCGGCGACTTCTTCGACCGAGGCATTCTTGGCGCTGACCTCTGGACCTTTGTTACAGGCGAGCAAAAGCAGCGGTGTCAGGACGATGAGGTATTTCATGGCAATATTCTCCCAATATCTGTGACGTTGCGCCCGTCTTTGCGAGGCACCATATCCAGAACTTATGGCAATTCAAATCCGCACCTCGCTCGCTGAGCCTGAAACCAACGAGAGCTTTGTCCCGCATCGCCCGACGCGACCGGAGAAGACCGAGGGGAGCAAGCCGTTCAAGGTCGTTTCCGATTATGAAGCGGCGGGAGATCAGCCGACGGCGATCAAGGAGCTTGTAGCGACGGCGCTGGACGGCGAGCGTAATCAGGTTCTGCTGGGCGTGACGGGGTCGGGCAAGACCTTCACAATGGCGCGGGTGATCGAGGAGTTGCAGCGGCCTGCGCTGATCCTTGCGCCGAACAAGATATTGGCGGCGCAGTTGTACGGGGAAATGAAGAGCTTTTTCCCCGATAATGCGGTCGAATATTTCGTCAGTTACTATGATTATTACCAGCCCGAAGCCTATGTCGCGCGGTCGGATACCTACATCGAGAAGGAAAGTTCGACCAACGAGTCGATCGATCGGATGCGCCATTCGGCGACGCGTTCGCTGCTGGAACGCGACGATGTGATTATCGTGGCTTCGGTGTCGTGCCTTTACGGTATCGGGTCGGTCGAGACTTATTCGGCGATGATCTTCGATCTGAAAAAAGGTGCGGGTGCCGATTTGTCGGAGATCGTGCGCAAGCTCGTCGCGCTTCAGTATAAACGCAACGATGCGGCGTTTCAGCGCGGAAATTTCCGGGTGCGGGGCGACAATCTGGAGATTTTCCCGTCGCATTATGAAGACAGCGCGTGGCGGATCAGTTTCTTCGGTGACGAGATCGAGGGGATTGTCGAGTTCGATCCGCTGACGGGGAAGAAATCGGCGACGCTGGATTCGGTGCGGATTTACGCGAACAGCCACTACGTCACGCCCGGCCCGACGATGAAACAGGCGATGGACGCGATCAAGCATGAACTGAGCGAGCGGTTGAAAGAGTTGGTGCTGGAGGGCAAGTTGCTGGAGGCGCAGCGTCTGGAGCAACGGACGAATTTCGATCTGGAGATGATTGGGGCGACGGGCAGTTGTGCGGGCATCGAGAATTATTCGCGGTTCCTGACCGGACGCTTGCCGGGTGAACCGCCACCGACCCTGTTCGAATATCTGCCCGAAAATGCGCTGCTGTTCGTGGATGAGAGTCATGTCACCATCGGGCAGGTCAACGGTATGTCACGGGGCGATCACCGGCGGAAACTGACGCTGGCGGAATATGGGTTTCGCCTGCCGTCGGCCATCGACAACCGACCGCTGCGTTTCAACGAATGGGATGCGATGCGCCCGCAGACGGTGTGCGTTTCGGCGACGCCGGGGCCGTGGGAGATGGAGCAGACCGGCGGCGTTTTTGCCGAACAGGTCATTCGTCCGACTGGGTTGATCGACCCGCCGGTGGAGATCAAGCCCGTCGAGGATCAGGTCGACGACGTGATCAACGAAATCCGCAAGGTAACAGCGCAGGGGTATCGAACTTTGGTCACGACGCTGACCAAGCGGATGGCCGAGGATTTGACCGAGTATCTGCACGAGGCGGGAATCAAGGTCCGTTATATGCATAGCGATGTCGAGACGCTGGAACGTATCGAGTTGATCCGCGATCTGCGGCTGGGTGTTTATGACGTGCTGATCGGGATCAACCTGTTGCGCGAGGGACTGGATATTCCCGAATGCGGGCTAGTGGCGATATTGGACGCCGACAAGGAAGGGTTTTTGCGGTCGGAAACCTCGCTGATCCAGACCATCGGGCGCGCGGCGCGTAACGTCGACGGGCGGGTGATCCTCTATGCCGACCGGATTACCGGCAGCATGGAACGGGCGATGCGCGAGACGGATCGGCGGCGTGAGAAGCAGATGGAATATAACGCGCTGCACGGCATCACGCCGATGACGATCAAGCGCAATATTTCGGACGTGATCGGGCATTTGTCCTCGCGCGATCAGGTGACGATCCCGATTGATGACGACCGTCCGCACATGGTTGGGCACAATTTGCGCGGCTATATCGAGGAACTTGAGGTCAAGATGCGCAAGGCCGCTGGTGATCTCGAGTTCGAGACTGCCGGGCGGATTCGCGATGAGATTCGTTCGCTGGAGGCCGAGGAGCTTGGCCTGCCCGCGCATGAACAGTCGAAAGCGCCGATCATGGGACGGAGCAACGAGGGCAAGCCCGGCACGCGCAAGACCCGCTATGGGGCGAGCCAGAAGTTTAAGAGCGGGCGAGTGGCAAAGTAGTCGTACTTGGAAGTGGCCATATTCAAAGGTAGCCATTCTCTAAAGTAGCCAGCCCCCCTCCGCTTCCCTGAGCCTGTCGAAGGGGGTGTCCTGCTTCAACCTTTAGAAGGGCAGCCCTTCGACAGGTTCAGGGAAACGGGGTTTTAGGTTAATCTCCGAAGTTTTAGGTTAATCTCGGAAAACGACGGTCTTGTTGCCATTGAGCAGCGCGCGACCGTCGAGGTGGAAACGGACCGCGCGAGCGAGTACGCGGCGTTCGATATCGCG
This genomic stretch from Sphingomonas paeninsulae harbors:
- a CDS encoding DUF3617 domain-containing protein, whose protein sequence is MVVTGAALVLAGCGPTGVPLERGQWQISTTFGTPKVDGASIDELRKSLPADKSSSECTTPYIRTGAEVMRYFNLRQNKCEMTGASSENGVIHGEGNCSGVAQMMGGPEQKDAWVKLDGTYGQRSIDVTADFVITMKTKQGETHRATFTASHKAERIGKCS
- a CDS encoding DUF3617 domain-containing protein: MKYLIVLTPLLLLACNKGPEVSAKNASVEEVAAKAKTALKIEPGLWTSNTQILAVEMPGLKDKRMAEQITNSMKTNKATDFTHCVTPAEAEKPSSEMFAGKANGQCKYDNFQMGNGRIDATMTCTPQGGTMKMTMNGTYSSTAYDMTMNMVTSNPQMPGGGMSMKAHTKGARTGVCKA
- the uvrB gene encoding excinuclease ABC subunit UvrB is translated as MAIQIRTSLAEPETNESFVPHRPTRPEKTEGSKPFKVVSDYEAAGDQPTAIKELVATALDGERNQVLLGVTGSGKTFTMARVIEELQRPALILAPNKILAAQLYGEMKSFFPDNAVEYFVSYYDYYQPEAYVARSDTYIEKESSTNESIDRMRHSATRSLLERDDVIIVASVSCLYGIGSVETYSAMIFDLKKGAGADLSEIVRKLVALQYKRNDAAFQRGNFRVRGDNLEIFPSHYEDSAWRISFFGDEIEGIVEFDPLTGKKSATLDSVRIYANSHYVTPGPTMKQAMDAIKHELSERLKELVLEGKLLEAQRLEQRTNFDLEMIGATGSCAGIENYSRFLTGRLPGEPPPTLFEYLPENALLFVDESHVTIGQVNGMSRGDHRRKLTLAEYGFRLPSAIDNRPLRFNEWDAMRPQTVCVSATPGPWEMEQTGGVFAEQVIRPTGLIDPPVEIKPVEDQVDDVINEIRKVTAQGYRTLVTTLTKRMAEDLTEYLHEAGIKVRYMHSDVETLERIELIRDLRLGVYDVLIGINLLREGLDIPECGLVAILDADKEGFLRSETSLIQTIGRAARNVDGRVILYADRITGSMERAMRETDRRREKQMEYNALHGITPMTIKRNISDVIGHLSSRDQVTIPIDDDRPHMVGHNLRGYIEELEVKMRKAAGDLEFETAGRIRDEIRSLEAEELGLPAHEQSKAPIMGRSNEGKPGTRKTRYGASQKFKSGRVAK